CATTGATTACCAGGGCAGGGATTATTTTGAAACAGACGGCCGGCGATACCTGGTCACCTGGAGATGCGACCATCGCCACCGGCCGGCCGACCCGGATCCCGACATTTACTCGGTCCGGATTCAACGGCTGTATCCCCCGGCTGAATCACCTCCGGCCCCCGGGAAGCGGGAACAATGACGGTGAGACGGCTTGGATATACTGCCCTGTGCCTGTGGGGTGTACTGGCCTTTCACGGGCCGCAGTTGTGGCTCATGGTCTTTCTGTTCTCCCCGCGAACCGGAGATGGCGGGCTGAAGGACGCCCTGTTCAACGCCCTGGTCCTGTTGCTGTGGGGGACGATCCACAGCCTTCTGGCCCGGGACCCGATAAAAAACCGCATTGCCCGGGTGGTAGGGCCGGACTTTGTCAAGCTGGTTTATGTGTCCGTGGCCGGGATCACCCAGTGCCTGCTCCTGTTCCTGTGGCGGCCCCTGCCTGGATGGCACTGGCAGGCCCAAGGGTTGCTTTACTGGATTCTGACATTTCTATTTCTAGCCAGCATGACGGCCGTGTTTGTCTCATCCCTGCTTCTGGATTACATGGAAGCATTAGGAATCCGGTCCGTCATCCGCCGCATGCGCCGCCAGCCTTACCGGCCTATGCCGTTGTCCTTACGCGGCCCTTATGCCTACTGCCGGCACCCCGTTTACCTGTTTACGCTTTTCTTCCTGTGGCTGGGACCGACCATGAACTGGACCAAGCTGGAGTTCTCCCTGCTGGCGACGCTCTATGTCATCGCCGGCATGTTCCTGGAAGACCGGGACACGGCCCGGCATCTGGGGCCGGCTTACGCGGAATACAGGAATCATGTGCCGATTCTGATCCCCCGGCTCAAACCGTGGAAGCCCCGTACGAACTTCTTCCGGTGAACGATCATCCTCGGGAATATATTTACAGGTTAGCCTGACTCCGCATTATGTTTCTTGCTTCTTTCAAGCCCGTCATGATATCTCCGGAACGAAAAATGCGAAAACGATTTTTAGAGATCTCCTTAAACCATATTCAGAAGGGTCACTGGCCATGACGATTCTACTGCTGATCATCGGACTTGTTCTGCTGGTTGCGGGCGCGGAAGCGCTTGTCCGGGGGGCGTCCGGCATTGCCTTTGCCATGAAGGTCCCGCACCTGATTATCGGTCTTACGGTGGTGGCCTACGGAACCAGCACACCCGAGCTGGCCGTAAGCGTTTTTTCAGGCTTGAGCGGCCAGCCGGACATCGCGCTTGGCAATGTCGTGGGCAGTAACATTTTCAACGTGCTGCTCATCCTGGGGTTGTCCTCCATGATCGTGCCGCTGGTCGTTTCCAGTCAACTGGTCCGTTTTGACGTGCCTGTCATGATAGCCGTATCCATTCTTACGTTTGTCATGGGTATGGACGGAAAACTCGGGCGTCTGGACGGCGGGATTCTCTTTACCGGAGCGGTTGCCTACACGTTGATTCTGATCCGCATGGGCCGGAAGGAAGGCAACCTGGATTCGGATGACCCCGGTGACCAGGAAAAGACAAAGGCGGACACCGCTGCTGCCCGATGGATAATAAACATTCTGTTGGTCCTCGGCGGGCTTGGGCTTCTGGTTGCCGGCTCCCGTTTACTGATCAACAGTTCCATCGTCATTGCCCGGCATCTGGGCGTCAGCGAGCTGGTCATCGGGCTTACGCTTGTCGCCGCCGGGACATCACTGCCGGAACTGGCGACTTCCGTCGTGGCCGGAATCCGCGGACAGCGGGACATCGCCGTGGGCAATGTGGTCGGCAGCAATATCTTTAACATTCTGGCCGTTCTGGGGCTTTCCAGCCTGATTTCCCCGACCGGCGTCACGATTTCGACCACGGCCATGCGGTTCGACATCCCGTTCATGATCGCCGTGGCCGTGGCCTGCCTGCCTATTTTCTTCACGGGTTATATTATTGCCCGCTGGGAAGGGCTGCTGTTTGTGCTCTATTATGGGGCCTATACATTATATCTTTTTCTGGCCGAAGCGAACCGTTCCGCATTGAACACTTTTGATCAGGCCATGATCTATTATATTTTTCCGCTGACGGCCGTCACCCTGACTGTTCTGGCCTGGCGGGAGCTAAAACGCCCCTGACTTGCGGTGTTCCGTCGCAAAAAGCGCCTGTGAGCTCCGGCACCCGTCCAGAAAACCATTGACAGGAAAAGCCGGTCCTGCGTAAATAATGGCCGGGGGTTTCCTTCCGGTAGACCGGCCCCGTCTGTCAACAGCTTCTTTTCGCATGAAAGCCGTCGCGGGGGTAAACACCCCTAACCCAACTGCCTTGGCAACGAAAGCCACTCAACCTGCAATCCACAACGAGGAACGCCATGGATTTTTCAATGTCTCCCCAGCAGAAAATGGTCAAGGACGAAGTCGCCCGACTGGTCAGGGAAATTGTCCTTCCCCGGGCCCGGGAAAACGACCGGACCGGCGCCATCCCGGATGACGCCCTGCAGAAAGCCTGGGAGTTAGGTGCTTCAGTCTCCATGGTGCCCGAGGAGTATGGCGGATACGGCGCCCCGGATTCGCCGGTGGAGAGCACCATTATTCTGGAGGAACTGGCCTACGGCGAAATGGCCTTTGCCATGGCCGCAACGGCCCCGTCCCTCTTTCTTCATCCTCTGGCCGAAATGGGCACGTTGGAACAGAAGAAAAAATATCTTCCCCTCTACTGCCGGGACACCTTTGCCGCCTGCGTCATGGCGATCAATGAGCCCCATTACGGGTTTGATCCGGTGGATCTGAAGACCGAGGCGGTTATGAAGAACGGCGCCTATGTTTTAAACGGGGAAAAATGTTTTGTGCCCCTGGCGAAAAAAGCGGGTCACCTGCTGGTGGCCGCCGTCCTGGACGGAAAGAGCAACCTCTTTATCGTCAGCGCCGACAATCCGGGCATGGCGATCGGCGACAGGGAGACCAACCTGGGTAACTATTCCCTGGAAACGTATCCGGTCAGCCTGAACAGCTGCGAAGTTCCGGCTGAAGACCGCCTGGGCGGAGATAACGGCTGCGATTACGCCCGCGTTCTGCAGAAATGCCGGGTGGCCATGTCGGCCATGGCCACGGGCGTGGCCCGGGCCGCCTTTGACCATGCCCGGCAGTATGCCGTGGACCGGCACCAGTTCGGCGAACCCATCGCCTTTCGCCAATCCATCGCCTTCATGGTGGCGGAGATGGCCTACGAGGTGGAGGCCATGCGCTTTCTGACCTGGAAGGCGGCCTCGCGCCTGGAGGCCGGCCGGGACGCCCGCCGGGAAGCTTACCTGGCCAGGCTCTACGCCGGTGAGAAGGCCATGCTGATCGCGGACTACGGCGTGCAGATTTACGGCGGCCACGGCTACATCCGGGAATACCCCTTGGAACGGTTTTACCGGGACGCCCGGGGGGTGTCGATCCTGGAAGGCATGGCCACGGTCTAATCAACGATAACAAGGTCCTCAGCGGAGGGAACCATGATCAACCTGGAATTTTCGGAAAGCATGACCAAAATGGTTAACGGCGTCAAAATGGTGGCGCAGAACATGCTGCGTCCCATCGCCCGCAAATACGATCAGCTGGAGCACGAGTACCCGAAGGAACTGGATGTGTTCCGGGGGGCGCCGCTTTTTTCCCGGTCCGGGAAGAAAAAAGAAGGAGAGAAGAAACCCGCCGCCAGGGAAGGCAAAACCGGGCCCAACCTGGGCCAGATCCTCAGCGTGGAAGCCATGTGCTGGGGAGACGCCGGGCTGCTCATGTCCATTCCCAACGCCGGGGTGGGCAACGCCGCCCTGGTGGCGGTCGGCACGGAAGAACAGATCCGGAAATTCGGCGGCAAGTGGATCGCTTTTGCCAACACCGAGCCCGAGGTGGGATCCGATGCCGGCGCCATCACCACCACGGCGGAAGCAGACGGCGACGAGTGGGTCATCAACGGAGAAAAAATTTTCGTCACCTGTGCCGAGCGGTGCGACGCGGTGGTGGTCTGGGCTACACTGGATAAAAGCGCCGGCAAGTCCGGTATCAAACCGTTTCTGGTAGAAAAAGGCACGCCGGGCATGAAGCTGGAGCACCTGGAGAGCAAGTGCGGGCTGCGGGCCTCGGACACGGGCACCTTCGTTTTTTCCGACTGCCGCATCCCCAGAGAAAACATCCTCGGCAGCGCCGAAATCGACCGGACCACCGAAGGGTTCAAAGGTGTCATGAAAACCTTTGACATGACCCGGCCCATGGTGGCCTCCATGGCCAACGGCCTGGCCGCCGCCTCTCTCGATCTGATCCGGGAAACCATGGAGAAAAACGGGACGGTTTTCGATTACGATAAAGCCCCCAACCGGGTCAGCGCCGCGGAGAAAGAATACTACCTGATGGAGGCCAATCTGGAAGCCATGAGGCTGCTGACCTACAAGGCGGCCTGGATGGCGGACAACGACCAGCCCAACAACCTGGAGGCCTCCATGGCCAAGGCCAAATCCGGACGATGCGCCGCCCTGATTGCCCAGAAGTGTTGCGACCTGCTGGGTCCCCTGGGCTGGACCACCCGGGAACTGGCCGAAAAATGGATGCGGGACGTAAAAATAATGGACATCTTTGAGGGGACCGGCCAGATCCAACACCTGATCGTGGCCCGGAATATATTGAAGCTGTCGAGCAAAGAACTCAAGTAGCAGGCAGGGAGGAGGCATGAATCCGCTGAAGGTAAAAATCTTTACCTATTTTT
The sequence above is drawn from the Thermodesulfobacteriota bacterium genome and encodes:
- a CDS encoding acyl-CoA dehydrogenase family protein; translation: MINLEFSESMTKMVNGVKMVAQNMLRPIARKYDQLEHEYPKELDVFRGAPLFSRSGKKKEGEKKPAAREGKTGPNLGQILSVEAMCWGDAGLLMSIPNAGVGNAALVAVGTEEQIRKFGGKWIAFANTEPEVGSDAGAITTTAEADGDEWVINGEKIFVTCAERCDAVVVWATLDKSAGKSGIKPFLVEKGTPGMKLEHLESKCGLRASDTGTFVFSDCRIPRENILGSAEIDRTTEGFKGVMKTFDMTRPMVASMANGLAAASLDLIRETMEKNGTVFDYDKAPNRVSAAEKEYYLMEANLEAMRLLTYKAAWMADNDQPNNLEASMAKAKSGRCAALIAQKCCDLLGPLGWTTRELAEKWMRDVKIMDIFEGTGQIQHLIVARNILKLSSKELK
- a CDS encoding calcium/sodium antiporter, with the translated sequence MTILLLIIGLVLLVAGAEALVRGASGIAFAMKVPHLIIGLTVVAYGTSTPELAVSVFSGLSGQPDIALGNVVGSNIFNVLLILGLSSMIVPLVVSSQLVRFDVPVMIAVSILTFVMGMDGKLGRLDGGILFTGAVAYTLILIRMGRKEGNLDSDDPGDQEKTKADTAAARWIINILLVLGGLGLLVAGSRLLINSSIVIARHLGVSELVIGLTLVAAGTSLPELATSVVAGIRGQRDIAVGNVVGSNIFNILAVLGLSSLISPTGVTISTTAMRFDIPFMIAVAVACLPIFFTGYIIARWEGLLFVLYYGAYTLYLFLAEANRSALNTFDQAMIYYIFPLTAVTLTVLAWRELKRP
- a CDS encoding acyl-CoA dehydrogenase family protein; this translates as MDFSMSPQQKMVKDEVARLVREIVLPRARENDRTGAIPDDALQKAWELGASVSMVPEEYGGYGAPDSPVESTIILEELAYGEMAFAMAATAPSLFLHPLAEMGTLEQKKKYLPLYCRDTFAACVMAINEPHYGFDPVDLKTEAVMKNGAYVLNGEKCFVPLAKKAGHLLVAAVLDGKSNLFIVSADNPGMAIGDRETNLGNYSLETYPVSLNSCEVPAEDRLGGDNGCDYARVLQKCRVAMSAMATGVARAAFDHARQYAVDRHQFGEPIAFRQSIAFMVAEMAYEVEAMRFLTWKAASRLEAGRDARREAYLARLYAGEKAMLIADYGVQIYGGHGYIREYPLERFYRDARGVSILEGMATV